The following nucleotide sequence is from Nitrospira sp..
ATAGCCTGATCCATCCCACCGTTCATGATGATGGGCGATCAGGATGGTTGCGTCACGAAGGAATGAAAAAGGCTCGAGCAAGGTCGCTCCGAGTCGTGGATGATTTTGAATGGCCACGTACGAGGCCGGATCTATGGCCTCTCGCCCGGTTTGGAGGTGAGACGGAAGCATCAGGAGACCGATGTCGTGAAGCAAGGCGGCCTGTTTCAATTGATGTAAGAGCTCGTCGCAGAGGTTCGCAGCAAGCCCCATACGAACAGCAACAGCCGCCGTTTCTTGACCATGCCCTGCTTGCCACGGCAGAAGTCGATCCAGTTCCTTCGTCACTTGCCGAACCAGAATACTCTCCAGATCGCGTCGAGATGTTGCCGGAAGATGAAGGCGGTCGATCTTCTGCAACATGCCTTGAATCTTCAGCACGG
It contains:
- a CDS encoding HD domain-containing protein; this translates as MQVHIADQVEPAVLKIQGMLQKIDRLHLPATSRRDLESILVRQVTKELDRLLPWQAGHGQETAAVAVRMGLAANLCDELLHQLKQAALLHDIGLLMLPSHLQTGREAIDPASYVAIQNHPRLGATLLEPFSFLRDATILIAHHHERWDGSGYPYGLRGQFIPLGARILAVADAFEAIRVPHVHDRSLRDRIALRILRVASGTQFDPFVVDLLVELMGETETTYLEGTPHR